One region of Coraliomargarita parva genomic DNA includes:
- a CDS encoding type II secretion system protein, with amino-acid sequence MDQSSYVIVPSFHSSRSKSTLELQAGNACRAFTLIELLAVIAIVGVLTAILIPAISAVRKNARDAVCLSNLRQLHSGVLLYAGNQGGWLPTNSADDAEGGAWWKHIYPEIIDSADVFWCPEDDTGGISDANAEIAGNGKLSYGAVGDDAGMENGEAKSRGVMGKNLASFKNPARSVMLVDDHKSGRQLAKSWFFNWPKEIEDLNAAHDGKINMVFVDGHVDSLSYDEIQELFEEDRITVSYGGMNSKTPSAD; translated from the coding sequence ATGGATCAATCTAGTTATGTGATTGTCCCATCTTTTCATTCTTCCAGATCAAAATCCACGCTTGAGCTTCAGGCGGGGAATGCGTGTCGTGCGTTTACCCTAATCGAGCTTTTAGCGGTCATTGCAATTGTCGGCGTCCTGACCGCAATCTTAATTCCGGCCATTTCCGCAGTTCGCAAAAATGCCAGGGATGCCGTTTGTTTGTCGAATTTACGGCAACTGCATTCGGGTGTGCTCTTGTATGCGGGCAACCAGGGTGGGTGGTTGCCGACGAATAGCGCTGACGACGCCGAGGGCGGCGCATGGTGGAAGCATATTTACCCAGAGATCATTGATTCGGCGGATGTCTTTTGGTGTCCGGAAGATGATACGGGCGGCATCTCTGATGCAAATGCGGAAATCGCCGGCAACGGCAAGCTGTCCTATGGGGCTGTAGGCGATGATGCGGGTATGGAGAATGGGGAAGCGAAGTCGCGGGGTGTGATGGGTAAGAATCTGGCATCATTCAAGAATCCGGCAAGGTCTGTCATGCTCGTGGATGACCATAAATCAGGCCGTCAACTGGCCAAGAGCTGGTTTTTTAACTGGCCAAAGGAGATCGAGGATTTGAACGCAGCCCATGATGGCAAAATCAATATGGTTTTTGTCGACGGACATGTCGATTCTCTGTCGTATGATGAGATCCAAGAGCTGTTTGAGGAAGATCGAATCACAGTCTCCTACGGAGGTATGAACTCGAAGACGCCTTCGGCGGACTAA